DNA from Sulfodiicoccus acidiphilus:
GTACACGTTCTCTGGGTTAGGAGAGAGGGATTCCCTCAAGGAGATAGGACCTTTCGAAGGATTATTTCCAGGTGTGAAGCCCTACATCTGGGAAACGCAAGCTAAGGTCGCTTCAGTCTTACCTAAGGGAATGGAGTCTTCCTCCTTCATAAACACGGTACTCAGGGGGGCGACGATTAGAACGTCCTCCAATTTCTGGGACTCGTTCGAGAGCCTCGATTCGCTACTGTCGGCCCAAGATAGGTACGACTTCATTTACGTATACCTATCGGAGGTGGACTTCCTCTCTCACAAGTACGGTCCCACATCTTGGGCAGCCCTGAGCTCATCTAGGGAACTTCTCGAGGCAACAGCTAGGATGGCCGAGAGGCACAGAGATTATTCCTTCGTCGTGACGGCCGATCATGGCCACGTGGACTCTAAACGGGTCTTCCTGAACCGCGACCAAAACCTCCTAGATATGCTAGATTTACCTCCTTATGGAGACTCAAGGGCCATCTTCATGAAGTCCAGAAGAGAAGTAGGGGTGTACGTCAAGGAGAAGTACCCACAGCTGACACTCTTCGGGCCTGACTCCTTCGACTCGCTGTTTGGCGGAGTCTGGGAGAGGAAGGACATGCCAGACCTAGTTGCTGTTCCCAAGGACGAGTCGGCGTTCATTTTCTCACCTAAACTTAGAGATCCAGAGTACGAGGCCCTCAGGGGGCACCACGGTGGACTGCTGCCCGACGAACTAGAGATCCCAGTCTTGAAGCTCAACCTATGAGGAAAACCAGAATGATGGGCCTGGACATCGATAGTTGTGACAAAGAAGGAGATATTCGTAGCTTACGACGTCGACGTCGTGGCGGGATGGCTAGTATCCTATGGAGGGCAGGACTCCCCTCACGACATCTCCAGGAGAGCGTTAGCTGGAGAGGTGGGAATACCGAGGTTGCTTAAGCTCTTCAGGAAGTACAAGCTTAAGACGACTTGGTTCATTCCACGCCACTCCATAGAGAGCTTTAGGGAGCAAGTGGAGGAGGTCGTGAAGGACGAAAAGGAGCTAGGAACACACGGTTATTCCCATGAGAACCCAGTGAGGCTCAGCCCAGAACAGGAAGAGGAAATTCTAGTCAAGTCCTACAAATTAATTAAGGAAGATCAGGGGATACCACCAGTGGGAGACACCGCCCCCTGGTGGAAGATGTCTCAGAACACAGTACCTCTCCTCTTGAAGTACGGTTGTAGGTACGATAGGAGCATGGCTGATAACGACTTCCAACCATTTTACGCTGGGGTAGGGAGGCCTTCGCGAAGGTAGATTACTCCAAGTCGGCCAGAGAGTGAATGAAAACGACAAACCTTGGATATCCAGTTGACTTGGTCCAGTCTATTGCCAACTGGTACCTAGACGACCCTCCTCCCATGATGTTCGTCGAGGCCTCCCCTAACGGTTAGTGGTTTACCAACGCTAGAGACATAGAACAAATGTGACGGGATCAGTTCGATTGGATGTGCAGGGAGATGGACTACACCGTCTTTCCACTAGCTATACACCCAGACGTTAGTGGAAAGGGAGATGTGTTACTAACGCATAAGAGACTAATAGAATACTTCCTTAAGATATCAAGGGGTTGAATTCAGGCCCTACGCCGAGCTGGCCGAAGAGTTCAGGAGGAGATTTCCCTTCCCTAAGTCCTCCTGAGGTACGTATCTTTCCCCTCAAGCCAGTCCCTGCGTATTGGACTGAATATGTCCACCTCCTCTGTGTCCTCTAGGGCGGTCGCAGCGTGGGGAACGTTAGACGGTATGGGTAGCACCTGGCCCTCACCTACAACCACCTTCCTTCCTTCTATCTGAAACTCCAAGGCTCCCTTGAACACCCAGGTTATCTGTTCACTCTCGTGGTGGTGCTCGGGAACGAAGGTCCCCTTCCTCAGGAAGAGTTTGGCCACCATTACGTTGTTGAGATAGACTAGCCTCCTTGAGATGTTCGGTGAGACCCACTCTTCTGTCACTTGATCCCACTTGATTTTATCTATCATAGTGAAGGTTACACCTCAATAGATTATAAATGTGCAGGTCTTACGCTTTATTAGAAGACTTCACAGATCGACAACCTGAGCTTCAGAGTGAATGGTTCACACTTCTCTCCATCTGGAGAACCTCACTGCTAGGACGGGGTAAACTACTGCTTCTAGA
Protein-coding regions in this window:
- a CDS encoding alkaline phosphatase family protein, which encodes MLYPDYFRDHNLYSLASGIANFLNVKRGRGRPVELGGRRLVLLLFDGLGWSTLQKSGFVPPSGSTLEKFTTVFPSTTSTVLTTLFTAQTPGEHGVLGYTSFSRKIGSTVIPIKYTFSGLGERDSLKEIGPFEGLFPGVKPYIWETQAKVASVLPKGMESSSFINTVLRGATIRTSSNFWDSFESLDSLLSAQDRYDFIYVYLSEVDFLSHKYGPTSWAALSSSRELLEATARMAERHRDYSFVVTADHGHVDSKRVFLNRDQNLLDMLDLPPYGDSRAIFMKSRREVGVYVKEKYPQLTLFGPDSFDSLFGGVWERKDMPDLVAVPKDESAFIFSPKLRDPEYEALRGHHGGLLPDELEIPVLKLNL
- a CDS encoding polysaccharide deacetylase family protein, with the protein product MTKKEIFVAYDVDVVAGWLVSYGGQDSPHDISRRALAGEVGIPRLLKLFRKYKLKTTWFIPRHSIESFREQVEEVVKDEKELGTHGYSHENPVRLSPEQEEEILVKSYKLIKEDQGIPPVGDTAPWWKMSQNTVPLLLKYGCRYDRSMADNDFQPFYAGVGRPSRR
- a CDS encoding cupin domain-containing protein, which produces MIDKIKWDQVTEEWVSPNISRRLVYLNNVMVAKLFLRKGTFVPEHHHESEQITWVFKGALEFQIEGRKVVVGEGQVLPIPSNVPHAATALEDTEEVDIFSPIRRDWLEGKDTYLRRT